A portion of the Edaphobacter lichenicola genome contains these proteins:
- a CDS encoding M20/M25/M40 family metallo-hydrolase, with the protein MRTIASYLLPALLTSTLCAQSNQLPATDKVLAHDIFQQLIETNTTDSVGSTTVAADAMRKRLLDAGFAEADVVVLGPNDRKGNMVARYRGRPGSTMKPVLLIGHIDVVEAKRGDWTTDPFQFVEKDGYFYGRGTQDMKDSDAAMVESFIRLRREGFVPDRDIILALTADEEGGKSNGVDWLLKNHRELIDAEFAINPDAGGPELEKGKAISMGVEATEKLYADYRVTATNPGGHSSLPRPDNAIYHVADALGRLEHSPFPLETNEITRAYFASSSKTETGQLAADLKAVSGPVPDPAAAQRLSKDMIYNSLLHTTCVATMMNAGHAPNALPGSAVANVNCRIFPGHSQEEIRQELIRIFADPTLKVQYVTDGGEVFDKGSDRKSMAPPPLNPTVMKPLEATVQSIWPGIPVIPEMETGASDSIYTMNAGIPSYGFSGMGVDRDDDRAHGRDERIRVVDFYTGVQFEYMYLKALTSQ; encoded by the coding sequence TTGAGAACGATCGCATCCTACCTTCTTCCCGCCCTATTGACGTCCACGCTTTGCGCTCAGTCGAACCAGCTGCCTGCGACTGACAAAGTTCTTGCCCACGACATCTTCCAGCAGCTTATTGAGACCAACACAACGGACTCGGTGGGTAGTACTACGGTCGCTGCGGATGCGATGCGGAAGCGGCTTCTGGACGCCGGCTTTGCGGAGGCCGATGTGGTTGTTCTGGGGCCGAATGACAGGAAGGGCAACATGGTGGCTCGGTATCGTGGCCGCCCTGGCTCGACGATGAAGCCCGTTCTGCTGATCGGGCATATCGATGTGGTCGAGGCGAAGCGTGGTGATTGGACTACCGATCCTTTTCAGTTTGTTGAGAAAGATGGCTATTTTTATGGGCGCGGCACGCAGGATATGAAAGATAGCGATGCCGCGATGGTTGAGAGTTTTATCAGGCTTCGGCGTGAGGGGTTTGTGCCTGATCGCGACATCATTCTTGCGTTGACCGCTGATGAAGAAGGCGGAAAGTCGAACGGTGTCGACTGGCTTCTCAAGAATCATCGTGAGTTGATTGACGCTGAGTTCGCGATCAATCCGGATGCAGGTGGGCCCGAACTGGAGAAGGGTAAAGCTATCAGCATGGGGGTTGAAGCTACTGAAAAACTGTATGCCGACTACAGAGTTACGGCGACGAATCCGGGTGGGCACAGTTCCCTGCCTCGCCCCGACAATGCGATCTACCATGTAGCAGATGCGCTTGGACGGCTGGAGCACTCGCCGTTTCCGCTTGAGACCAACGAGATTACGCGTGCGTATTTTGCCAGTAGTTCGAAGACAGAGACGGGGCAGTTGGCTGCTGATCTGAAAGCCGTCTCTGGGCCGGTGCCAGATCCGGCGGCGGCGCAACGGCTTTCAAAGGACATGATCTACAACTCGTTGCTGCATACGACGTGCGTTGCGACGATGATGAACGCTGGTCATGCGCCGAATGCGCTTCCAGGAAGCGCCGTGGCGAATGTGAACTGCCGCATCTTTCCAGGTCACTCGCAGGAGGAGATTCGTCAGGAGTTGATTCGCATCTTTGCCGACCCTACGTTGAAGGTGCAGTATGTCACGGACGGGGGCGAGGTCTTCGATAAAGGATCTGATCGTAAGTCGATGGCGCCGCCGCCTTTGAACCCGACGGTGATGAAGCCTCTCGAAGCTACGGTGCAGTCGATTTGGCCGGGCATTCCGGTGATTCCTGAGATGGAAACGGGCGCCTCCGACAGCATCTACACGATGAATGCGGGTATCCCCAGCTATGGATTCTCCGGTATGGGCGTGGATCGCGACGACGACCGTGCCCATGGACGCGATGAGCGTATCCGCGTCGTCGATTTTTATACTGGAGTGCAGTTCGAATACATGTACCTGAAGGCGCTTACTTCGCAGTAG
- a CDS encoding beta-glucosidase, with protein sequence MHSKPSGPFRSFCLTNLVLGATLMAAHMPSFAQAPHALDSAEQQKVDSLVKQMTLQQKLDYIGGTGFGVRGVPALGIPPLNMSDGPYGTRSNSGFPSTTYAAGINMAASWDPALAARIGAGIGRDARARGVHFMLGPGVNIYRSPHNGRNFEYFGEDPFLAGKIAVGYVTGMQEQGVSATVKHYLGNNSEFLRHDSDSEIDERTLREIYLPAFEAAVKEGHVSSVMDSYNLINGQHATQNGYFNTEIMRKEWGFKGIMMSDWDATYDAVGAAIGGLDIEEPTGKFMNNTNLGPAIKAGKVSEATIDEKVRHILETAASYGWLTRDQLDSSISFVDAKNNAVALDAAREGAVLLKNEGNLLPLDKSTVKTILIVGPDGYPGVPVGGGSAGVVPFHQVSALEGISDFVGPSTTVLYDSGVPTLSHLSSATEFTTEAKGGKPGLTLEAFNNLDLSGTPTSKTVTRHAVLAGLTIKEAIADIDAVMEMLFNSPPSQISHRLTGFYNAATSTKYILALEDSGEGSGNRVYVDDKLVIDNWKIVRAFQPHVTLELAAGPHKVVVEEWQKTPIGGHVALAIVPEDKIVNPEAVKLAAKADVVLVTAGFEPESESEGGDRTFALPYGQTELIREMAAANPKVVVAITSGGNVDSTKWIDRVPAVLETWYAGQEGGRALAEILFGDVNPSGHLPATFERNEKDNPTFATYYPEGDSKRVDYKEGIFVGYRGYEKNKVKPLFPFGYGLSYTTFKFSNLTVKQDDAGGDVHGTASFDVTNTGARKGAEVAQLYVTENHPKVARPEHELKGFERVELAPGETRHVTIPLDARSFSYYDVAAKKWAIGSNQFTISVGDSVESLPLKEGLSLKVGSN encoded by the coding sequence ATGCATTCGAAGCCTTCAGGCCCCTTCCGCTCTTTTTGTCTGACAAACCTTGTTTTGGGTGCGACTCTTATGGCCGCGCATATGCCTAGCTTTGCGCAGGCTCCTCATGCGCTGGATTCGGCCGAACAGCAGAAGGTGGATTCTCTGGTGAAGCAGATGACGCTTCAGCAGAAGCTCGACTACATCGGTGGGACGGGCTTCGGAGTACGGGGTGTCCCTGCGCTTGGGATTCCTCCGCTTAATATGTCGGACGGGCCATATGGAACACGTTCGAACTCAGGGTTTCCGTCGACGACGTATGCGGCTGGAATTAACATGGCGGCGTCGTGGGATCCGGCGCTGGCAGCGCGGATAGGAGCTGGAATCGGCCGCGATGCACGTGCGCGTGGAGTTCACTTCATGCTTGGTCCGGGAGTTAACATCTACCGTTCGCCACACAACGGGCGCAACTTCGAGTACTTCGGTGAGGATCCGTTCCTGGCAGGAAAGATTGCTGTTGGGTATGTCACCGGGATGCAGGAGCAGGGTGTCAGTGCGACGGTGAAGCATTACCTGGGAAACAACAGCGAGTTTTTGCGGCATGACTCGGACTCTGAGATCGACGAGCGAACGCTCCGCGAGATCTATCTGCCTGCGTTTGAAGCAGCGGTGAAGGAGGGGCATGTGAGTTCCGTGATGGACTCTTACAACCTGATCAATGGACAGCATGCCACGCAGAACGGCTACTTCAATACTGAGATCATGCGCAAAGAGTGGGGCTTCAAAGGCATCATGATGTCCGATTGGGATGCAACCTATGATGCCGTCGGCGCGGCAATCGGCGGGCTCGACATCGAGGAGCCGACCGGAAAGTTCATGAACAACACGAACCTTGGGCCGGCGATTAAGGCTGGTAAGGTATCCGAGGCGACCATTGACGAGAAGGTGCGACATATTCTGGAGACGGCAGCTTCGTATGGATGGCTGACTCGCGATCAACTCGATAGTTCTATCTCGTTTGTCGATGCGAAGAATAATGCCGTTGCGCTTGATGCGGCACGCGAAGGCGCGGTGCTACTGAAGAACGAAGGCAATTTGCTGCCGCTGGATAAGTCGACGGTAAAGACGATCTTGATCGTTGGGCCAGATGGTTATCCAGGTGTTCCAGTAGGTGGCGGCAGCGCGGGCGTGGTGCCGTTCCACCAGGTGAGTGCGCTTGAGGGCATCTCCGACTTCGTCGGTCCGTCAACGACCGTGCTGTACGACAGCGGTGTTCCTACGTTGTCGCATCTGTCATCTGCAACAGAGTTTACGACGGAGGCGAAGGGCGGCAAGCCTGGACTCACGCTGGAAGCCTTCAACAACCTTGATTTGTCTGGAACTCCTACTTCGAAGACGGTTACTCGTCATGCCGTGTTGGCTGGACTCACTATCAAAGAAGCGATTGCGGATATTGATGCTGTGATGGAGATGCTGTTCAATTCGCCACCGTCGCAGATATCGCACCGTCTTACGGGTTTTTACAACGCTGCGACCTCGACGAAGTACATTCTTGCGTTGGAGGATTCAGGGGAGGGTTCGGGAAATCGCGTCTACGTAGACGACAAGCTTGTGATCGACAACTGGAAGATTGTGCGTGCGTTTCAGCCACATGTGACGCTGGAGCTCGCGGCTGGCCCTCACAAAGTTGTTGTAGAGGAGTGGCAGAAGACTCCTATCGGTGGGCATGTGGCGCTTGCGATTGTGCCGGAGGATAAGATCGTGAATCCTGAGGCGGTGAAGCTTGCTGCCAAAGCGGATGTCGTATTGGTGACGGCTGGATTTGAGCCTGAGAGCGAGAGCGAAGGCGGAGACAGGACGTTTGCGTTGCCCTATGGCCAGACTGAACTGATTCGCGAGATGGCGGCAGCAAATCCTAAGGTTGTGGTTGCGATCACGTCGGGCGGAAATGTGGATTCTACGAAGTGGATCGACCGCGTGCCTGCGGTTCTGGAGACGTGGTACGCAGGGCAGGAGGGTGGACGGGCATTAGCGGAGATTTTGTTCGGCGACGTTAATCCTTCGGGGCATCTGCCTGCAACGTTTGAACGAAACGAGAAAGATAACCCGACGTTCGCAACCTACTACCCCGAAGGCGACTCGAAGCGGGTTGACTATAAGGAAGGCATCTTTGTTGGGTATCGCGGATATGAGAAGAATAAGGTCAAGCCACTGTTTCCTTTTGGATATGGGCTGTCCTACACGACGTTCAAATTCTCGAACCTGACAGTGAAGCAGGATGACGCAGGTGGTGACGTACATGGAACTGCGAGCTTTGATGTAACGAATACAGGCGCTCGGAAGGGTGCTGAGGTTGCGCAGTTGTATGTGACGGAGAACCACCCGAAGGTGGCGCGTCCAGAGCATGAGCTGAAGGGCTTTGAGCGCGTGGAACTGGCACCGGGAGAGACACGGCATGTAACTATCCCGCTTGACGCGCGATCCTTCTCGTACTACGACGTTGCAGCCAAGAAGTGGGCCATCGGCTCGAATCAGTTCACAATCTCGGTGGGCGATTCGGTTGAGTCGCTTCCTTTGAAGGAAGGGCTCAGTTTGAAGGTTGGCAGTAACTAA
- a CDS encoding BatD family protein, whose protein sequence is MRRGLFGLLAVCAATFSLAQSPVIRATLTPTKEIIVGQAVHLNVTVLVPNYFTGSPDFPVFELENAIVVQPQDRPQNLSETIDGVHYAGISQSYTIYPQQVGEFRLPPAQFTIPYAANPPKTTEAHLSLPPLIFHANIPAAAQGLSYFLPTTALTLQQRWEPSLKNIRVGDTLHRTITITTVKTQGMMIPPLSFEASDGVRVYPEQPTVVDQKTPTGEFVYGRRTESARYFLRSAGEYTLPPIQLQWWNLNAHKLVTTSLPSVHLTVAANPGYVEELPPEQEPVAVAQPPSVSFWHLYRTQILIDVPSFVFALLVFWLMRRYVPMLRRLLKQLIEIRRNSERTFFRRLILACKRNDAQGAYRSLIGWIARGKDGTTLQEYLRRSKDDELIVAVEELGASLYSSGYKQSWDGSRLSRLLRNHRHDREKEVGSRRVLPQLNP, encoded by the coding sequence ATGAGACGCGGCCTTTTCGGTCTTCTCGCTGTCTGCGCGGCAACTTTTTCATTAGCGCAGTCGCCTGTTATCCGAGCTACCCTAACGCCGACGAAAGAGATCATCGTTGGTCAGGCTGTACATCTCAATGTTACCGTCCTTGTGCCTAACTACTTCACCGGAAGTCCTGATTTTCCCGTCTTCGAGCTTGAAAATGCAATCGTCGTTCAGCCGCAAGACCGCCCACAGAACTTGTCAGAGACTATCGATGGCGTACATTACGCTGGAATCAGTCAGTCCTACACCATCTATCCACAGCAGGTTGGAGAGTTCCGGCTTCCTCCGGCGCAGTTCACTATTCCCTATGCTGCAAATCCGCCTAAGACAACAGAGGCGCACCTTTCGTTGCCGCCTTTGATATTCCACGCCAATATTCCAGCGGCAGCTCAGGGTCTCAGTTACTTTCTTCCAACGACTGCGCTTACGCTGCAACAAAGATGGGAGCCATCTTTGAAGAATATTCGGGTAGGCGACACGCTTCATCGCACTATTACGATAACAACTGTGAAGACGCAGGGGATGATGATCCCTCCGTTGTCTTTTGAGGCTTCGGATGGTGTGCGTGTATATCCAGAGCAGCCCACTGTCGTGGACCAGAAGACACCGACGGGCGAGTTTGTTTATGGGCGACGTACTGAGTCAGCGCGATATTTTTTGCGAAGCGCGGGGGAATATACGTTGCCGCCGATTCAGCTGCAATGGTGGAATCTGAACGCTCATAAACTTGTTACCACTTCGCTTCCCTCTGTTCATCTCACCGTCGCGGCAAACCCAGGTTATGTGGAAGAGTTGCCGCCAGAGCAAGAACCTGTTGCAGTTGCTCAGCCTCCATCTGTGAGTTTTTGGCACCTATATCGCACGCAGATTCTTATCGATGTTCCGTCTTTCGTCTTCGCGCTTCTAGTTTTTTGGCTTATGCGGCGATATGTTCCGATGTTGCGTCGTCTGCTCAAACAGCTTATTGAGATTAGAAGAAACTCAGAGCGGACTTTCTTTCGCCGACTGATTCTTGCCTGCAAACGCAACGACGCACAAGGGGCTTATCGATCTCTGATTGGCTGGATTGCGCGGGGTAAGGATGGTACGACTTTGCAGGAGTATTTGCGACGATCGAAGGATGACGAGCTGATTGTTGCGGTGGAAGAGCTTGGCGCTTCGCTCTATTCCAGTGGGTACAAACAGAGTTGGGATGGGAGCCGATTGTCGCGGCTGCTCCGGAATCATCGTCACGACCGGGAAAAAGAGGTGGGATCGCGTCGAGTACTTCCTCAACTGAATCCATAA
- a CDS encoding VWA domain-containing protein, producing MKEWFQALHFLRPHWFWLLAAVPILLFSLRFNEDIRARWRRYIDSELLEHLIVSPVRSWRLRPIHTLCALIALGSIALAGPTWRREQPPFTEDKAPLVIALDLSQTMDAIDLDPTRLERAKLKIRDLLKERLGARTALFVYAGSAHMVLPFTTDHSLFELYLSSLSTSLMPRSGKNTTHALDAIEDFLKDETDPGTILFVTDGVEPQALQAFRQFLLRNAEKNDILVMGVGTSAGGPVRTYGNRFLTDSAGRRVYAKLDVNALRNLKQFGIEATSLTLNDDDIRWIQRRVQHHLQAVQEVDSKTRPIDEGYWLTIPIAGIAAFSFRRGWSVRWTSAALAFVFVLPPTPTEHRFRWMNLWLTADQQGRYYFERGAFEVAAKHFEDPIWRGVALERTGDFDDAINAFALSDSAEAWYNQGNALAHLGKYPEAVEAYSQALERRHPWVEAQENMALVKSLIPKISKKNDDEEEQEKAPNLPPDQIKFDNKGKQGKKIAIKANLDPKTVADIWMRNIQTTPADFLRQRFAIQAAQEKQ from the coding sequence ATGAAGGAGTGGTTCCAGGCTCTTCATTTTCTGCGGCCACATTGGTTTTGGCTGCTGGCAGCCGTGCCGATCCTGCTTTTTTCACTCCGCTTTAACGAAGACATTCGCGCGCGCTGGCGGCGCTACATCGATTCCGAGTTGCTCGAACACCTTATTGTCTCTCCAGTACGAAGCTGGCGCCTTCGTCCCATACACACGCTCTGCGCACTTATCGCTCTTGGGTCTATCGCATTGGCCGGTCCTACGTGGAGGCGCGAACAGCCACCGTTTACAGAAGATAAGGCCCCTCTTGTCATCGCGCTCGATCTCTCGCAAACCATGGATGCTATCGACCTGGATCCTACCCGCCTCGAGCGTGCCAAGCTGAAGATCCGCGATCTGCTTAAAGAACGCCTCGGGGCGCGGACAGCGCTCTTCGTTTATGCGGGCTCCGCGCATATGGTGCTTCCCTTCACCACGGACCACTCGCTCTTCGAGCTATATCTCAGTTCGTTATCAACGAGCCTTATGCCGCGTTCCGGTAAAAACACAACTCATGCCCTCGATGCGATTGAAGACTTTCTGAAAGACGAGACGGATCCCGGGACGATTTTGTTTGTCACTGATGGCGTCGAACCTCAGGCTCTACAAGCTTTTCGGCAGTTCCTCTTACGGAATGCAGAGAAAAACGACATCCTTGTCATGGGTGTCGGAACTTCGGCCGGGGGCCCGGTTCGCACCTACGGCAATCGCTTCCTCACAGACTCTGCGGGGCGACGAGTCTATGCCAAACTCGATGTAAATGCTCTGCGCAATCTCAAACAGTTCGGCATTGAAGCGACTTCCCTGACGCTTAACGATGATGACATCCGGTGGATTCAGCGACGGGTGCAGCACCATCTGCAAGCTGTCCAAGAGGTGGACAGCAAGACCCGTCCTATCGATGAAGGCTACTGGTTGACCATTCCTATAGCGGGTATCGCAGCATTCTCTTTTCGGAGAGGATGGTCCGTGCGCTGGACGTCTGCAGCGCTTGCTTTTGTCTTCGTGCTTCCTCCGACACCAACAGAACATCGTTTCCGTTGGATGAATCTGTGGCTCACTGCCGATCAGCAGGGTCGATATTATTTTGAACGAGGCGCGTTTGAAGTGGCTGCGAAGCACTTCGAAGATCCGATTTGGCGTGGCGTTGCACTGGAACGCACGGGCGACTTCGACGACGCAATCAATGCGTTTGCTCTCAGCGACTCCGCGGAGGCCTGGTACAACCAAGGCAATGCTCTTGCTCACCTCGGTAAGTATCCTGAGGCTGTTGAGGCCTACAGCCAAGCACTAGAGCGGCGCCATCCATGGGTCGAGGCGCAAGAGAATATGGCACTGGTGAAATCTTTGATTCCTAAGATATCCAAAAAAAATGATGATGAAGAGGAACAAGAAAAAGCACCGAACCTTCCACCCGATCAGATCAAATTCGACAATAAAGGCAAGCAGGGGAAAAAGATTGCCATAAAGGCGAATCTTGACCCAAAGACGGTTGCCGATATCTGGATGCGAAATATTCAGACAACGCCAGCCGACTTTCTGCGTCAACGATTTGCTATTCAGGCTGCGCAGGAGAAGCAGTGA
- a CDS encoding vWA domain-containing protein: MYRLEYPWLLALLPLPIIVYWLLPPYKEEQDSVRLTFFNFISSALGLTPAVGAVVPRTNWLEKILSTVCWALIVVALARPQFVEPPIQKIQPGRDLMLALDISQSMETPDFFTSEHKRIRRVDAVKQVVSDFIRRRKNDRIGLIVFGQAAYPVAPFTLDHDACLKILGQTDAGMAGPQTMIGDAIGLAIKQFNASDAKERVMILLTDGNDTGSRVPPQQAAEIAKQNNITVHVVGIGDPRAKGEDKVDYAALGNIAQATSGQVFHGENSAELERAYATLDQITPQKFKTVSYQPKRELFTFPLAAALVLLTGYHLLMMIVTLGMRLLAHGDHSNEEATTSSVLKVRV, from the coding sequence GTGTACAGGCTTGAATACCCATGGCTGTTGGCGCTGCTTCCGCTTCCAATCATTGTCTATTGGCTACTGCCTCCTTATAAGGAGGAACAGGATTCAGTGCGTCTCACCTTTTTCAACTTCATCTCCTCCGCTCTGGGCCTTACGCCTGCGGTGGGAGCTGTTGTACCTCGAACTAACTGGCTGGAGAAGATACTATCCACAGTTTGCTGGGCTTTGATAGTCGTAGCGCTCGCTCGTCCGCAGTTTGTCGAGCCTCCAATCCAGAAGATTCAGCCTGGGCGCGATCTAATGCTTGCACTCGATATCTCGCAATCCATGGAGACGCCCGACTTCTTCACGTCTGAACATAAACGCATCCGTCGCGTTGACGCCGTCAAGCAGGTTGTCAGCGACTTCATTCGAAGACGCAAGAATGATCGCATCGGGCTGATTGTCTTCGGTCAGGCCGCTTATCCAGTCGCGCCATTCACACTTGATCATGACGCATGCTTGAAGATTTTGGGGCAGACGGATGCTGGCATGGCTGGCCCGCAGACGATGATCGGCGATGCCATCGGACTCGCCATCAAGCAGTTCAACGCGAGCGATGCGAAGGAGCGCGTGATGATTCTGCTCACCGACGGGAACGACACGGGCAGCCGTGTGCCACCCCAACAAGCAGCCGAGATTGCCAAACAGAACAACATTACTGTCCACGTCGTAGGCATCGGCGACCCACGCGCAAAAGGGGAAGACAAGGTTGACTATGCCGCCCTTGGCAACATCGCTCAAGCTACCAGTGGTCAGGTCTTTCATGGAGAAAATAGCGCAGAACTCGAACGCGCATACGCGACGTTGGATCAGATCACGCCACAGAAGTTCAAAACCGTGAGCTATCAACCTAAGCGCGAGCTATTTACGTTTCCACTTGCTGCAGCCCTTGTTCTACTGACCGGATATCACCTGCTGATGATGATCGTAACCCTGGGAATGCGCCTTCTTGCTCATGGCGATCATTCGAATGAAGAAGCGACAACATCGTCGGTGTTGAAGGTACGCGTATGA
- a CDS encoding DUF4381 domain-containing protein: MTSPVSQTVSPTALDKLHGFYQPQPVSWIPQTLGWYIVFGILVLLIVWLTIRRIRNWRQNRYRREALRELATSSPEQLSGLLKRTALAAWPREQVASLSGEKWIEFLAESSATPAFREIPGRLIEQIAFASTSLSSEDETVLRDLSKRWIRRHRVQA; encoded by the coding sequence ATGACATCGCCCGTTTCGCAAACCGTATCGCCGACGGCACTCGACAAGTTGCACGGCTTCTATCAACCGCAGCCCGTGTCCTGGATTCCGCAGACACTTGGCTGGTACATCGTATTCGGCATTCTCGTTCTGCTCATCGTCTGGCTAACGATTCGGAGGATCCGTAACTGGCGGCAAAACCGCTATCGTCGTGAAGCTCTTCGCGAACTCGCCACTTCATCTCCAGAGCAACTCTCCGGACTGCTCAAACGTACGGCTCTCGCTGCGTGGCCTCGAGAGCAAGTGGCTTCGCTCAGTGGAGAAAAGTGGATTGAGTTCCTCGCAGAGAGCTCCGCCACGCCGGCGTTTCGAGAGATCCCAGGAAGACTTATTGAACAGATAGCTTTTGCATCAACCTCTCTTTCTTCGGAAGACGAAACTGTCCTCAGGGACTTGTCCAAAAGATGGATTCGGAGGCATCGTGTACAGGCTTGA
- a CDS encoding DUF58 domain-containing protein, whose product MGAYAELDSLIALQFKSRGFSLHHRQPVHSLLFGRCASRVRGRGLDFEELRAYVPGDDVRSIDWQVTARMPKPYVRVYTEERDRPTMLIVDQRINMFFGSRVSMKSVVAAEIAALAAWRVFHQGDRVGAFVFNDDSVEDIPMRRSRPTILRILARISNMNHLLRADLPAKASPGRLNEAIESAARVCRRDALIVIASDFDGADQTTRDLLLRLSRSNDIVCCLTYDPLSVKLPAAEPLIVSDGELQVELQLGQEKVRKSILDASDERVGFILSWQHELGIPVLPISTADDVPTQLRHLLGGVAELRRRT is encoded by the coding sequence GGCTTCTCCCTGCATCACCGCCAACCGGTTCACAGCCTGCTCTTCGGCCGCTGCGCCTCACGCGTTCGAGGGCGCGGACTCGATTTTGAGGAGTTGCGTGCTTACGTGCCCGGAGACGATGTGCGCAGCATCGATTGGCAGGTAACTGCGCGCATGCCGAAGCCCTATGTTCGCGTATATACCGAAGAGCGCGACCGGCCAACGATGCTGATTGTAGATCAGCGCATCAATATGTTTTTCGGTAGCCGCGTTTCGATGAAGTCTGTCGTCGCAGCGGAGATCGCAGCGCTCGCCGCTTGGCGTGTGTTCCACCAAGGTGACCGCGTGGGCGCCTTCGTCTTCAATGACGACTCTGTCGAAGATATCCCCATGCGCCGCAGCCGTCCCACTATTCTGCGAATCCTCGCCCGCATCTCGAACATGAATCATCTTCTTCGTGCGGACCTCCCCGCGAAGGCCAGCCCAGGACGTCTCAATGAGGCGATCGAGTCGGCCGCGCGGGTATGTCGCCGCGATGCTCTCATCGTAATCGCGAGCGACTTCGACGGCGCCGATCAGACGACACGTGATCTTTTGCTGCGTCTCTCGCGCTCAAACGATATCGTTTGCTGCCTCACGTATGATCCGTTGTCCGTGAAGCTACCGGCGGCCGAGCCGCTTATTGTGAGCGACGGAGAGTTGCAGGTTGAGCTGCAACTCGGTCAAGAGAAGGTTCGCAAGAGTATTCTCGATGCCTCCGACGAACGAGTTGGTTTCATTCTTTCGTGGCAGCATGAGCTTGGAATTCCGGTTCTACCTATCAGCACAGCGGACGACGTCCCTACGCAACTTCGTCATCTGCTTGGCGGCGTTGCAGAGCTGCGGAGGCGGACATGA